CCCTCCGGACCGATTTGCACCGACTGCACCCGCTCGTTGGCAATGCTCAACAGATAAGTGACGTCGTCCACCTTCCAACCGACCTTACCCTGGAACCAGCGGGCGGCCTGCTGGAAACCTTCCACGCGGTTGACCTTCTCCTTTAGATCTTCGAACCAGGCGGCGCCGGGAAAATCAGCCATTCGTTCCTCCGCTACGGCTTGGTGGTCTACCAAGCCGCTTGGTAGATGGACACGATGTCCTCTTCATGAACTTGTCTGGGGTTATTGGCCAGGTGGTGGGCGTAGCGCTTGACCACTACTCGTGCGAAATCGGCAAAGTCGTCCTGATTGACGCCTGCGTCCCTCAGGCGGGTGGGCAACCCGATTTCCGTGGTCAGGCTTCGCACGGCCTCCACCGAAGCCCGCGCCGCATCATGAGTCGACAGACCCGTCATCCGCACCCCCATGGCCTCGGCCACCGAGGCGTATTTTTCGCGGTTGGCCATGAGGTTGAACTCCATAACAGCGGGCATCATCAGGGCGATGGCCAGGCCGTGGCTCAGATGATACTTCATGGCCACCGGATAGGACACGGCGTGTATGGCTCCGATGCCGCTGGATCGAATCGCCATGGCGCCCATGCACACTCCGAAGCACATGGCGTACCGGGCCTCGAGGTTACGGGCGCCCTGGCTGTAAGCTTTGGGCAGATTCTTGGCGATGATTTCGATCCCCCGTCTCGAGAACAGATCGGACAGGGGGTTGGCCTTGACGGTTACAAAGGACTCCAAGGCATGGGAAAAGGCGTCCAGGCCACTCTCGGCCGTCACCTTGGCGGGCATGCTCGAGGTGAGGGCAGGGTCGATCAAAGCCAGGTCGGCAAACGTGTGGGGGCTGTACGAGGTGATCTTGTCTCCGCTCTCGTCGTCCGCCAATACAAACGTGTGGCTGAGCTCGCTGCC
This genomic interval from Deltaproteobacteria bacterium contains the following:
- a CDS encoding iron-containing alcohol dehydrogenase encodes the protein MQDFFRMADVFMFQLPRKIIFGNGSIDRLGEEARILFGGGRVLLISDKGVIAAGLAEKAVLRLREQNYEVEIFDQVEPDAPIRLVLEGARRARDWKADIIVGLGGGSSIDTAKAVSFMATYDGDIKDCLGINQVKRPGLPRIFVPTTAGTGSELSHTFVLADDESGDKITSYSPHTFADLALIDPALTSSMPAKVTAESGLDAFSHALESFVTVKANPLSDLFSRRGIEIIAKNLPKAYSQGARNLEARYAMCFGVCMGAMAIRSSGIGAIHAVSYPVAMKYHLSHGLAIALMMPAVMEFNLMANREKYASVAEAMGVRMTGLSTHDAARASVEAVRSLTTEIGLPTRLRDAGVNQDDFADFARVVVKRYAHHLANNPRQVHEEDIVSIYQAAW